DNA sequence from the Nicotiana tomentosiformis chromosome 3, ASM39032v3, whole genome shotgun sequence genome:
ctagatacttactgggtacatgttgtttatgtactcacgctatacttctgcactaatcgttcaggatctgaggcaggtgcatctggcggtcataTCGGCGAGCACCCCTGTtaccccgaggcttagtggtgagctgcttcctgagccgttctgcaacacctaggtcttggcacacatactagtagactttataaTTTTGGTGTATTTCTGTCTCTATATTTATCCACTCAGTTGCCttcgttttattttattaaattttctactccttaatctcttaataaatgaaatttaattatttgggaACTTATTAAAAGAGTAGTTACATgtttagttcaccgttggcttgcctagcggcgacattgggcaccatcacggcctataggagaaattggatcgtgacagcaaGTTACGACAATGGATTTAACTAAGTTTTTCCATTTATCTTGGCAATATATACTTACATCTGAACATATTGCCGATTTCTTTTTCACTTTGGTTTGTGCGATCATCTTGTAGCCCAACAAAAGACTTAGATGGAGAAAATAGTTGAATGTATATTGCTCAGTTGATCTACATGGGCTTGAACCCAATAACATCGAGGAATATTTTCTTTCCTATACACTATATGAAACCTTATTACTAAAACCTTATTACCCGACTAAACACGTTTTagttacaaaaaatatacattcgTTTAAAATAGACTCCTTTCTTCGGTAGACTTCTTTTTTTAGACGCGCAATTTTGGGTCAACGTATATCTCAGTTCCAAAATTTAGACGCAATCATCGCCCCATAAACAAGGAAACAAATCTGCAGAATCCTTCTTTTACGCAGATTTCCTCTGGGTTTTCATAAACAAGacaacaaattcaaaaaaaaaaacttctaaagaaaatAATTGTAGATTAACGTGAAGTATTGACAATCAACGCTGAACATGTAGCTACATTCTAAAGTTTTCATAGTGTTGCATAATTGTTTTctctacaattgaattgaatttgATGATATAATGTCAAAATTGGCGATAATGCTTCAGCTCAATGGTCGGTGGGATAGCTTTGGGAGACATATAGATTTTGATGTTAATGGAATTATAGTGAATGAAGATATAAATTATAGTCAATTGAATTCCGCAATTCCAGAGCATCTAATAATCGATACTTCTGTAAAAGTCATCGAGATCAAATACACTGTCAACGAACGTTATCCTCCAATGAAAATTCGAAACGATATGGGGGTTCGAGTATATATGGAGatgaaaaaggaaaacaaaaacttAGGAATGTATTCACTGTGTATAACAGTAAGAGATTTCGATTTGAAATGCAGTATGTCGAATGCGAGTACAATTGCAGGTTTGCTCTGTTTTTTTAGTTATGATGTTTTGCAATTCGAAGTGTTCTATAATTTTACTACAAATTATCTACAACTATACTACATAACAAATGTAGTTCAACTGTTATGTCTCTAAAAATAATTGGAGTGTAACGGTTACATAGTAACTAAGGTTTGAAAAAAGCAAATTATGATCACAGAACAAAGTATCTACAAGTATattacaaattttatttctgtCAAATACTGAACACCTGGATATATAGAGGTCTGAATTACTATACTTTTAAATGAGTGCAGGTACGTCTGATTAACGTAATACTAACGTGGTACAATTGTCAAGCAATTGTAACACGTTTGGAGAAGTATCAGGAACAGTGAAGTTGATTGATATGCCAACATCCCCAGCAATTGTGGAATATGAAAGTATAATCATAACAGAACATACGCCAAAAGTAATTGAAGTAGGCTAAGTTTACCAAGACAAGCAAACAATTGTCAGTGCAATGaagtactatgctgttatgaataAGTTTCCATTTAGGGTGAAAAGGTCTAGTGCAAGAAGGTAAGAACATTTTATTTGTCAAAATCATATAATGTATAATTTGTAGTTTttatgtatataaattgtatataaattgttttgaataatttgttgtgcATAAAAAACCTGATTTCTTGGTAACTACAATTTGCCTAACATTTTTATcattgtttttattttgtagctATTGCCTTGTATGTGTTGGTGATAGTTGTACATGACACTTCAAGTCCACAAGTATAAATGAATCAGCATTGTTCAAGATTCGAAAATTCAACATCTTGCACACATGCTCATTAATGGACAACACATATATACAATGCAAAGCTACTGTCTTGGTAGTTGGCAGCATGGTCATGTCAAAATATGCGGATCCTAAGACAATATACACACCAAAAGACATACAAATCGACATGTTATCGGAACATGGTGTGAACTTAACATACATGCAAGCTTGGAGAGCAAAGGAAAAGGCTTTGGAATTTTTGAGAGGTCATCCTGCTGATTCCTACAGTCGGTTGCCGAGTTATTTGTATATTTTGGAGAAGACTTATCTGGGGTCGATAGTCAAATTGCAGAAGACTGAAGATGATTATTTCTTGTATGTATTTGTTGCTCTTAGTACATTTATCAAGGGTTGGGAGCATTGTAGGCTAGTTGTAGTAGTCGATGGTACCTTCTTGAACTCGGCATATAGGGGAATCATGCTAACAACAAGCACAATGGATGCAACAAGTATTGTAGATTAATTGGTAAAAATATTGTATTAAAGTTGTTTCTGAAAATGTATTTTTGATATTTTCAAGTTTTATTActgaaattgaatttctttttgctACATATGTGATAGGTAGTATATTACCATTAGCATATGCCGTTGTTGATTTAGAAAATGACACATCATGGAGATGGATTTTTGAGCAATTCAAACATGCATATGGTGAAAAACTAAATATGTGTGTTGTTTCGGACCAGAATGAGAGTATATTGAAGGCAACATCTACGATTTATACTGGCATGCCACATTATGCTTGCGTGTGGCATATTTGGACAAATGTAAGGTCAAAGTTCAAGAAAGGTCATCTAATGTTAAGCGAGTTATACTTTTTCACGGCACGATCATACACGCTTGATGAACTTAATGAAAGAATGTCAAAGATTGAAGAGATTGACACGCATGTTAAAGCATACCTACACGATATTAGTTATCACAAATGGTCTCGGGTATATGCTACAGTGAACCAAACATGGACGATGAAATCAAATATTACAGAGTCCTTGAATGCGGTAACCAAAGATGCAAGACAACAGCTCGTAGTTCAACTACTAAAGTACATGAGGACTCTTCTTGAACGTTAGACTAATGAAAAGTTATTAAATGCAAAGGGTACGTTCACATACCTTGGAAAAACAATACAACAAAGAGTTGGAGGACAACACGATATTATCACAGAAGATGAGAGTAAGTTATGGTCCATAACATCAGATAATTGATTTCATCAAAATAAATATATACAGATAATTATAGATATGTTGTTGTACAATTGtagttattttgtattttatcaAGTATTGACAACTTGTTGTATGTTTGTAATAAAATGTAGGTAAGGGCTTCAACAGATTACATCCATACTGTGATAGATGGTGTGTAGTGCTTCATTGTTTGCCTTCAAaataagagatatagttgtggacaATTCTAGCTTGATGAACTTCCTTGCCCACATACTTTGGCGACTTTGAGGCACAAGAATGAGTCTTATGAAAACTATTGTTCTTCTTATTACACGAGGGAGAGCCTTCTGTAGACTTATGAAATACCAGTAGATCctctatgtcacgaccccaattttcctccgttggatgtcgtgacggcacctagtctcaagactaggtaagcctaacaaacatgcggaataactgaaatcataatttaaatctcaaaaaaaaaaaaatttgcaaCTCAATATGTAaatctcccaaaacctggtgaaaatataagtcacaagctctagatacagtacTGAACactcctatacatcactgtctataaaatgtaaagaaataagaaaagaacagggtagaaggggactctaaGGTCTGCAGATGCgaacaggtgtaccttgaagtcttcaaaaCAAGCAACTCAACGCGCTAATGCCGAGGCTTATAGGATGTACATGGAtctacacaaaacatgtgcagaagcgtagtatgagtacgccacaatgatacccagtaagtgtcaagcctaacctcggtagagtagtgacgaggtcaggtcgagGCCCTACTAGAGATAATAAGAAGCAAtacataaaatataataatataccGAAATAACAGGAAAGGGAAACAATAAAGAAATTACAGAAAGTAACAACACGaaaatcaaggaagctaataaaATCATGAAAGGAAAATAAGGATTTTATATGTTAAGGAAACGACAACCAAATAAtacagcaaatagagaagatcaacaagggcactcccgaggtaccgcctcatagtcccaaatcataaaaataaatcacagtctttccttatatcaccgcgggagcctttacatttagttttgaaaattattttttcccgaaatagcaccccgcattttagcccaccttatcacaccgcatgacttctagtagttcccctactagctgcgcgtatcaagcccaccttatcttactgcatgcgtttcaacaccccgACCTTATACCaacgcatgcgtatcaataatcacaacggcacaACGGAAATCTTGTGCAAAtagtaacaaccgcacggcagaaacctcatgcacacaaccaaacaatcacctcaacaataacacggaAGCCAAAACGTAACAACTAAATAAAATGACACTTCACAACTTACACCTTGCTTCAATAGAAACCACAGCCTTTGCAACTCAAcagcaagatatttcaaggaagcaaatttcaagtaaagaattttcacagttaaataatgaatacggaatttAGAAAGCAAGTAATCAAACTAAACATGTAGTACAAGTTGAAAGTAttagataagacaagtagacatgtgaaattaggctaaacatggtaattataacatgctaaagtgactcaattaaggcatgaaaaagaaactacgtagctaaaatcGGAATCTCAATATTTAGCCCGtacacgcactcgtcaccttgtttacacgaccttcacatatcacaaattatcacaacagtaccaaatcctaaggagaatttcccccacacaaggttagacaagtcacttacctcaacccACGTTAAATCAACCAATTAGAtggtctttccctcgattttccaactccgaacggcttgaatctagtcaaaataatttcatactataaatataactataggaaactaatttaaataaataaattatgatcttagcaaaaaattgaaaaatcgcctcaaaaagttaaccccggacccacgtcttggaacccgacacaAATTATAAAATTctaacacccattcgatatcgagtccaaccatacaagaattacccaaatccgatatcaaaatcttgctcaaatccccaaattttggcCTAAGAAATTTCGTccattttccccaatttttcaacccaaatccctaattaaatgatgaaatccaagatagattagtgaaatttaatcaaaaacgagttaagaactcttaaaccaacaatccctctgaaaatccctcaaaaatgcGCCTTAAACTG
Encoded proteins:
- the LOC138908483 gene encoding uncharacterized protein, which gives rise to MDNTYIQCKATVLVVGSMVMSKYADPKTIYTPKDIQIDMLSEHGVNLTYMQAWRAKEKALEFLRGHPADSYSRLPSYLYILEKTYLGSIVKLQKTEDDYFLYVFVALSTFIKGWEHCRLVVVVDGTFLNSAYRGIMLTTSTMDATSSILPLAYAVVDLENDTSWRWIFEQFKHAYGEKLNMCVVSDQNESILKATSTIYTGMPHYACVWHIWTNVRSKFKKGHLMLSELYFFTARSYTLDELNERMSKIEEIDTHVKAYLHDISYHKWSRVYATVNQTWTMKSNITESLNAVTKDARQQLVVQLLKYMRTLLER